From a single Miscanthus floridulus cultivar M001 chromosome 8, ASM1932011v1, whole genome shotgun sequence genomic region:
- the LOC136474041 gene encoding folate-binding protein 1-like has translation MVFKACSESYFSVDMKTQALSPCGLGDILCGKAHKWVSNGTELCRLAGFSVQVSETSSGGVDDTFCYGGKASLDSISDSWTSSKDRPTLSGVASWDVQDFQRWAREMPVGERVSWAIGGMVLTAGLNFFISKRKSYIHRQKQAAIAHNMRLRRLDSSANPQQTKRS, from the exons ATGGTCTTCAAAGCTTGTTCAGAATCATACTTCTCTGTAGATATGAAAACACAG GCCTTGTCTCCTTGTGGTTTAGGTGACATCCTTTGTGGCAAAGCACATAAATGGGTCTCTAATGGCACAGAGTTATGCCGTCTTGCTGGTTTCTCTGTTCAAGTTTCTGAGACCAGCTCTGGTGGAGTTGATGACACTTTCTGCTATGGTGGGAAAGCAAGTTTGGATTCCATCTCTGATTCATGGACTTCTTCAAAAGACCGTCCAACATTAAGTGGTGTGGCTTCATGGGACGTTCAAGATTTTCAGAGATGGGCAAGAGAAATGCCTGTTGGTGAAAGAGTTTCTTGGGCAATTGGAGGAATGGTTCTCACAGCTGGCCTTAATTTTTTTATCAG CAAAAGAAAGAGCTACATCCATCGCCAGAAGCAAGCTGCTATTGCTCACAATATGAGATTGAGAAGGCTGGATTCTAGTGCCAACCCACAACAAACGAAGCGGAGCTAG
- the LOC136474042 gene encoding FCS-Like Zinc finger 6-like: MAGLSVLLEPHSKSHPGKTAAAQIISKATLVIHGPNHKHHQQVPVSPTAAGSFLQRCCLCNRELAEGMDIYMYRGDRAFCSEECRCRQIFMDEDAGHGAGASTVRGRRRVAGRGRVAY, encoded by the exons ATGGCCGGGCTGAGCGTTCTCCTGGAGCCCCACAGCAAGAGCCACCCGGGGAAGACGGCGGCGGCGCAGATCATCAGCAAGGCCACCCTCGTGATCCACGGCCCCAACCACAAGCATCATCAGCAGGTCCCTGTCTCTCCGACGGCCGCGGGCTCCTTCCTGCAGCGCTGCTGCCTCTGCAACAGAGAGCTCGCCGAGGGCATGGACATCTACATGTACAG AGGCGACCGGGCGTTCTGCAGCGAGGAGTGCCGGTGCCGCCAGATCTTCATGGACgaggacgccggccatggcgcgggTGCCTCCACCGTGCGCGGCAGGCGGCGAGTCGCCGGCCGCGGCCGTGTCGCCTACTGA
- the LOC136477556 gene encoding uncharacterized protein encodes MDKIQSDCPYPGCFFCVMKEANPSKRRASVLKFFRELPSQDDDGQVLPISGLWNTAMAHPNDPEFINLGIFECMAALIWKGLKNRRWLAHDQNIYIPYYAAHIIGSYTMNMEEFAERAVRAGVIPPLVELLRGRLTWVEQRVAVRALGHLATYPSTFPAVADHGEVLELAIQLASSSLEIVYSHFYQFVDRRLGYHCDLLTRGMGGVEMESRKAEEWASQLQCWSLQLINCFAFKPEFLHDICKPDFLVKLPGMWGGLVNENSPAGVGLLRTICQSKVGRGHVANIPGTIDALCNIARSSDDWQYMAVDCLIWLVQDASTYQKVIDKVAPTLIDLADISTLGDYKKLGDTIVTVLQECMQQSNSRGSISAQTKAEIDELLRSKQSLKLEKSMPKADLHIKQAAALVVKLEGNSLFSSGNIAGAAEKYSEALALCPMKSKKERVVLYSNRAQCYLLLQEPLAAISDATRALCLHSPVNRHAKSLWRRAQAYDMLGFAKESLLDAILFINECSQSNDPDLSLKQNKVPDYAERLVKKQMRAAWLFREAALKHGGVHCEGDASDAFGQEADDSEWETASESDAENDATGAADDETEWKNDGHQEDFCEKS; translated from the exons ATGGACAAGATACAATCAGATTGCCCTTATCCTGGATGTTTCTTTTGTGTTATGAAGGAGGCAAACCCTAGTAAACGAAGAGCAAGTGTGCTAAAGTTCTTTAGGGAACTTCCTTCCCAAGATGACGATGGTCAGGTTCTCCCTATTAGTGGTCTCTGGAACACGGCGATGGCTCACCCAAATGATCCCGAGTTCATCAACTTGGGCATATTTGAATGCATGGCAGCTCTTATATGGAAAGGGTTAAAAAACAGGCGTTGGCTTGCACATGATCAGAATATTTACATCCCATATTATGCAGCTCACATAATTGGATCATACACAATGAATATGGAGGAGTTTGCCGAGCGTGCTGTTCGTGCTGGTGTAATACCTCCATTAGTTGAACTGTTAAGAGGTAGGCTGACGTGGGTCGAGCAAAGAGTTGCTGTTAGAGCTTTGGGGCATTTGGCTACATATCCTAGTACATTTCCTGCAGTTGCCGATCATGGGGAAGTACTTGAACTTGCCATTCAACTTGCTTCGAGCTCCCTAGAGATTGTGTACTCTCACTTTTACCAGTTTGTGGATCGAAGACTTGGCTACCATTGCGACCTTCTTACTCGTGGCATGGGTGGTGTGGAAATGGAATCCCGCAAAGCTGAGGAATGGGCAAGTCAACTGCAGTGCTGGTCTTTGCAACTCATTAACTGCTTTGCATTTAAGCCTGAATTCCTCCATGATATTTGCAAGCCTGATTTTCTAGTCAAGTTACCTGGAATGTGGGGTGGACTTGTAAATGAGAACTCGCCTGCTGGTGTTGGTTTGCTAAGAACAATCTGCCAGAGCAAAGTTGGCCGAGGTCATGTTGCTAACATTCCTGGTACAATTGATGCTTTATGTAACATTGCACGTTCTTCAGATGACTGGCAATACATGGCCGTTGATTGTCTGATCTGGTTAGTGCAGGATGCAAGTACTTATCAAAAG GTTATAGATAAAGTTGCGCCAACACTGATAGATTTAGCAGATATTTCGACACTGGGTGATTATAAAAAGCTTGGTGACACAATTGTCACGGTCCTCCAAGAATGTATGCAACAGAGTAACTCACGTGGTTCAATCAGTGCTCAGACCAAAGCAGAAATTGATGAGCTTTTGAGATCCAAGCAAAGTTTGAAATTGGAAAAGAGTATGCCAAAGGCGGATCTTCATATAAAACAAGCTGCAGCATTGGTTGTCAAGTTGGAAGGCAATTCACTGTTCTCTTCAGGGAACATTGCAGGAGCTGCAGAGAAATACTCTGAAGCACTTGCGCTATGTCCaatgaaatccaagaaagaacggGTGGTTCTTTACAGCAATCGAGCTCAGTGTTACCTTCTCCTGCAGGAGCCATTGGCTGCTATAAGCGATGCTACTCGAGCATTGTGCCTTCATAGCCCTGTGAATCGTCATGCCAAGAGTTTGTGGAGAAGAGCTCAAGCATATGATATGCTTGGTTTTGCAAAAGAGAGCTTGTTGGATGCAATCCTTTTCATAAACGAGTGCTCTCAGTCAAATGATCCTGACTTATCCCTGAAGCAAAACAAAGTTCCTGATTATGCTGAGCGATTGGTGAAGAAGCAGATGCGTGCCGCTTGGCTATTCAGGGAAGCAGCTCTGAAGCATGGGGGTGTCCATTGTGAAGGAGATGCTAGCGATGCGTTTGGTCAAGAGGCTGATGACTCTGAGTGGGAAACAGCTAGCGAAAGCGATGCTGAGAATGATGCCACGGGAGCAGCCGATGATGAAACTGAATGGAAGAATGATGGCCACCAGGAAGATTTCTGTGAGAAAAGCTGA